The Streptococcus mitis region GTATCTAAAAAACGCCTTGAAGCTCGCAAAGCATGGGACAAACTTGTTGGTCGCGAAGAAGAAGTTGTTACTGTTAAAGGAACTCGTGCCGTTAAAGGTGGACTTTCAGTAGAATTTGAAGGTGTTCGTGGATTTATCCCAGCTTCAATGTTGGATACTCGTTTCGTACGTAACACTGAGCGTTTTGTAGGTCAAGAATTTGATGCTAAAATCAAAGAAGTTGACGCTAAAGAAAACCGCTTCATCCTTTCACGTCGTGAAGTTGTTGAAGCAGCTACAGCAGCAGCTCGCGCTGAAGTATTCGGTAAATTGGCTGTTGGTGATGTAGTAACTGGTAAAGTTGCACGTATCACAAGTTTCGGTGCTTTCATCGACCTTGGTGGTGTTGACGGATTGGTTCACTTGACTGAATTGTCACATGAACGTAACGTATCACCAAAATCAGTTGTAACTGTTGGTGAAGAAATTGAAGTGAAAATTCTTGATCTTAACGAAGAAGAAGGACGCGTATCACTTTCACTTAAAGCAACAACGCCTGGACCATGGGATGGCGTTGAGCAAAAATTGGCTAAAGGTGATGTAGTTGAAGGAACAGTTAAACGTTTGACTGACTTCGGTGCATTTGTTGAAGTATTGCCAGGTATCGATGGACTTGTTCACGTATCACAAATTTCACACAAACGTATTGAAAATCCTAAAGAAGCTCTTAAAGTTGGTCAAGAAGTTAAAGTTAAAGTTCTTGAAGTTAACGCAGATGCAGAGCGTGTATCACTTTCTATCAAAGCTCTTGAAGAGCGTCCAGCTCAAGAAGAAGGACAAAAAGAAGAAAAACGTGCTGCTCGTCCACGTCGTCCAAAACGTCAAGAAAAACGTGATTTCGAACTTCCAGAAACACAAACAGGATTCTCAATGGCTGACTTGTTTGGTGATATCGAACTTTAATCAAATTGAAAATTCACAAAATCCTTTGTTTACTAAACAAGGGATTTTTCTTTTGTCTGTAAGCCTTTTTTGATATAATAGTTCTATGTTAGAATCAGAAAAACAATCACGTTATCAAATGTTAAATGAAGAGCTCTCTTTTTTATTGGATGGTGAAACCAATGTTTTGGCTAATCTTTCCAACGCCAGTGCTCTTCTAAGATCGCGCTTTCCTAATACCGTATTTGCAGGCTTTTATCTGTTCGATGGAAAGGAATTGGTTTTAGGTCCCTTCCAAGGTGGTGTTTCCTGCATCCGTATTGCACTTGGAAAAGGTGTTTGTGGGGAGGCAGCTCACTTTCAGGAAACTGTTATTGTTGGAGATGTAACAACCTATCCAAATTATATTTCTTGCGATAGTCGTGCTAAAAGTGAAATTGTTATGCCAATGATAAAGAATGGTCAATTACTTGGAGTTCTAGATCTGGATTCTTCAGAGATTGATGATTATGATGCTATGGATCGAGATTATTTGGAACAATTTGTCGCTATTTTGCTTGAAAAGACAGAATGGGACTTTACAATGTTTGGGGAGAAAGCCTAATGTATCAAGCACTTTATCGAAAATATAGAAGTCAAAATTTCTCCCAGTTGGTTGGACAGGAAGTTGTGGCTAAGACTCTTAAACAAGCAGTAGAGCAAGATAAAATAAGTCATGCCTATCTTTTTTCTGGTCCACGGGGAACAGGAAAAACCAGTGTAGCCAAGATTTTTGCCAAAGCTATGAACTGTCCAAATCAAGTGGGTGGTGAACCTTGTAATAACTGCTATATTTGTCAAGCAGTGACAGATGGTAGTTTAGAAGATGTCATTGAAATGGATGCGGCCTCTAATAATGGGGTGGATGAAATTCGCGAAATTCGTGATAAATCTACCTACGCTCCTAGTCTTGCCCGTTATAAGGTTTACATCATAGATGAGGTTCACATGCTGTCTACAGGAGCTTTTAATGCCCTCCTAAAGACGCTGGAAGAGCCAACACAGAATGTGGTCTTTATTTTGGCAACTACTGAATTGCACAAGATTCCTGCCACTATTCTATCCCGTGTGCAACGTTTTGAATTTAAATCAATTAAGACACAGGATATTAAGGAACATATCCACTATATTTTAGAAAAAGAAAATATCAGTTCTGAACCAGAGGCTGTGGAAATCATTGCCAGACGGGCTGAAGGTGGGATGCGGGACGCCTTGTCTATTTTGGATCAAGCCCTAAGTTTGACACAGGGAAATGAGCTGACGACTGCTATCTCTGAAGAAATTACTGGCACCATTAGTCTATCAGCCTTGGATGATTATGTGTCTGCCTTGTCTCAACAGGATGTTCCAAAGTCCCTAGAGTGCTTAAATCTTCTCTTTGACAATGGTAAGAGCATGACTCGTTTTGTGACCGACC contains the following coding sequences:
- the rpsA gene encoding 30S ribosomal protein S1 encodes the protein MNEFEDLLNSVSQVETGDVVSAEVLTVDATQANVAISGTGVEGVLTLRELTNDRDADINDFVKVGEVLDVLVLRQVVGKDTDTVTYLVSKKRLEARKAWDKLVGREEEVVTVKGTRAVKGGLSVEFEGVRGFIPASMLDTRFVRNTERFVGQEFDAKIKEVDAKENRFILSRREVVEAATAAARAEVFGKLAVGDVVTGKVARITSFGAFIDLGGVDGLVHLTELSHERNVSPKSVVTVGEEIEVKILDLNEEEGRVSLSLKATTPGPWDGVEQKLAKGDVVEGTVKRLTDFGAFVEVLPGIDGLVHVSQISHKRIENPKEALKVGQEVKVKVLEVNADAERVSLSIKALEERPAQEEGQKEEKRAARPRRPKRQEKRDFELPETQTGFSMADLFGDIEL
- a CDS encoding GAF domain-containing protein, with translation MLESEKQSRYQMLNEELSFLLDGETNVLANLSNASALLRSRFPNTVFAGFYLFDGKELVLGPFQGGVSCIRIALGKGVCGEAAHFQETVIVGDVTTYPNYISCDSRAKSEIVMPMIKNGQLLGVLDLDSSEIDDYDAMDRDYLEQFVAILLEKTEWDFTMFGEKA
- the dnaX gene encoding DNA polymerase III subunit gamma/tau translates to MYQALYRKYRSQNFSQLVGQEVVAKTLKQAVEQDKISHAYLFSGPRGTGKTSVAKIFAKAMNCPNQVGGEPCNNCYICQAVTDGSLEDVIEMDAASNNGVDEIREIRDKSTYAPSLARYKVYIIDEVHMLSTGAFNALLKTLEEPTQNVVFILATTELHKIPATILSRVQRFEFKSIKTQDIKEHIHYILEKENISSEPEAVEIIARRAEGGMRDALSILDQALSLTQGNELTTAISEEITGTISLSALDDYVSALSQQDVPKSLECLNLLFDNGKSMTRFVTDLLHYLRDLLIVQTGGENTHHSPVFVENLALPQENLFEMIRLATVSLADIKSSLQPKIYAEMMTIRLAEIKPEPALSGAVEHEIDSLRQEVARLKQELANVGTVPKPTNPAPSRPATGKTIYRVDRNKVQSILQEAVENPDLARQNLIRLQNAWGEVIESLGGPDKALLVGSQPVAANEHHAILAFESNFNAGQTMKRDNLNTMFGNILSQAAGFSPEILAISMEEWKEVRAAFSAKAKSSQTEKEAEESLIPEGFEFLADKVKVEED